One Aegilops tauschii subsp. strangulata cultivar AL8/78 chromosome 7, Aet v6.0, whole genome shotgun sequence genomic window carries:
- the LOC109761819 gene encoding uncharacterized protein has protein sequence MVDYRRMGNMEQHYSRNATSTTSFLHQLRDLWKSPRGTVLRVEALALAAIAFSFLLVALGACRRWSKRWIIQKGFLAANVLSISLGTYSIGLMQSSSVKSEMYPVWAVSLLTLFGCVDPVTSYNGLDYKGPLSKMIFQLCLYCGYVLLMSISTISSDVANIAIGVLSAVNFFKGFHRSLALVLPRRMRKMIRHLKSDAETNAISDLDDYDYAIVSDLVVDFPLDMDDSKKSFYSILARDGVLRNNISLSCEDMVKLRINVGDCHDVCTAFALSHLLQRHFIGLSDASERKNDMSYQIASDFNRAFKVIEVELAFLYDIFFTGNAFLHYYQAKTASFWAFASFIGICFVGVAAAIPGTMTSRHSASLGPGAGTITTADLTVTLVILVSLALLQLLQLIRCWTSNWARVAFACEHARNMQKGTRQPLWWMRLKGFLVTRINWFDKYLWQDKLGQHSVIEASSRKEGKLLFSRSGRLYVKCARFLRMVGLQYVGEVLWELVGSDSSTGPAVRLHPDVKGSIAEFLGRVHNDTIGESWSSLFVANGVDEWHLPHWHFDNPAAAEQLSYCCLYTRSVMMWHVATCYCELAEQAKQKERTGAEEKSRRVALALSKYCAHLLVSAPELLPGTLQKRKGTYDGVASEARRVLQGAKDKLEAMRSEPYIDLDSPSSIFWDGVRLAKQLFCGDVGDPWKLLEVFWVQALLYAAPYGDVEVHMQHLSQGGELITHLWALLYHAHIYSWKTVERWGGKPMKLETEEVEENPKDGGQFKGDQLNTCSKAEDNPSSSIPLQSATDIEENSMDMDSEVEIEDDISSCSKDDNPNRISIPVQADIRWM, from the exons ATG GTGGATTACCGCCGCATGGGGAATATGGAGCAGCACTACTCGCGGAATGCAACATCAACAACATCCTTCCTGCACCAGCTGAGAGATCTGTGGAAGAGCCCAAGGGGGACAGTACTTCGTGTAGAGGCTTTGGCACTGGCGGCTATTGCCTTCTCTTTCTTGCTTGTTGCATTGGGAGCCTGCCGCCGTTGGTCTAAGCGCTGGATCATCCAAAAAGGCTTCTTGGCTGCAAACGTGTTATCTATATCTCTTGGGACATACAGTATTGGTCTAATGCAATCCTCTTCGGTGAAGAGCGAAATGTATCCCGTATGGGCTGTGTCCTTGCTCACCCTCTTCGGCTGCGTCGACCCAGTTACTTCCTACAACGGCCTTGACTACAAGGGCCCACTCTCAAAGATGATATTTCAGCTCTGCCTATATTGTGGATATGTCCTGCTGATGAGTATCTCAACCATCTCCAGTGATGTTGCTAACATAGCCATCGGTGTGCTGTCTGCTGTCAACTTTTTCAAGGGCTTTCATAGGTCGTTGGCGCTTGTGCTGCCAAGAAGAATGCGAAAAATGATAAGGCACCTTAAATCTGATGCCGAAACAAATGCTATATCAGATCTTGATGATTATGACTACGCAATAGTATCAGACTTGGTAGTTGATTTCCCCCTAGACATGGATGACTCAAAGAAGAGCTTTTATTCAATATTAGCGCGTGATGGAGTTTTGAGGAATAATATCAGTTTGAGCTGCGAAGACATGGTTAAGCTACGGATAAATGTCGGTGACTGTCATGATGTGTGCACTGCCTTCGCTCTGTCTCATTTGTTGCAACGGCATTTCATTGGATTGAGTGACGCTTCGGAAAGGAAGAACGATATGTCATATCAGATTGCTTCAGACTTCAATCGAGCCTTTAAGGTGATTGAGGTTGAGCTGGCTTTTCTATACGATATCTTCTTCACGGGTAATGCATTCCTTCACTACTATCAAGCAAAGACTGCTAGTTTCTGGGCATTCGCTTCATTCATCGGGATATGTTTTGTTGGGGTGGCGGCTGCCATCCCTGGGACAATGACTAGCCGCCATAGTGCTTCTCTTGGTCCTGGTGCTGGCACCATCACGACAGCAGATCTCACCGTTACTCTTGTCATATTGGTGTCCCTGGCTCTGTTGCAATTGTTGCAACTAATCCGGTGCTGGACATCAAATTGGGCGAGAGTTGCATTTGCCTGTGAGCACGCCAGGAACATGCAGAAAGGAACCAGACAGCCGCTATGGTGGATGAGATTGAAAGGGTTTCTAGTCACCAGGATTAATTGGTTTGACAAATACCTGTGGCAAGATAAGCTCGGCCAGCATTCAGTAATTGAAGCGAGCAGCAGGAAAGAAGGCAAGCTGTTATTCAGCCGGAGTGGCCGTCTTTATGTGAAGTGTGCTCGCTTTCTTCGGATGGTTGGATTGCAGTACGTTGGAGAGGTGCTTTGGGAACTGGTGGGCAGCGACAGTAGCACAGGGCCTGCTGTTAGGTTGCACCCCGATGTGAAGGGCTCCATCGCCGAGTTCCTTGGTCGGGTTCATAATGATACGATAGGGGAGAGTTGGTCGTCCTTGTTTGTTGCTAATGGAGTAGATGAATGGCACCTTCCCCATTGGCATTTCGACAATCCTGCAGCTGCAGAACAGCTCTCATATTGCTGTTTGTACACACGTTCTGTTATGATGTGGCATGTTGCGACATGCTACTGCGAACTAGCAGAGCAGGCGAAGCAGAAGGAGCGCACAGGGGCAGAAGAAAAGAGTCGGCGCGTGGCCCTAGCTCTGTCCAAGTATTGCGCCCACTTGCTGGTGTCAGCGCCGGAGTTGCTACCTGGGACGCTTCAGAAAAGGAAAGGAACATATGATGGCGTTGCGTCGGAAGCAAGGAGAGTTCTGCAAGGGGCCAAAGACAAGCTTGAGGCAATGCGAAGCGAACCCTATATCGATCTCGACAGCCCTAGCAGCATCTTCTGGGACGGTGTTCGTCTTGCAAAGCAACTCTTTTGTGGGGACGTTGGGGATCCCTGGAAGCTGCTGGAAGTTTTCTGGGTCCAGGCGTTGCTCTACGCCGCGCCGTATGGCGACGTGGAGGTGCATATGCAGCATCTCTCGCAGGGTGGCGAGCTCATCACCCATCTCTGGGCATTGTTGTACCACGCCCACATCTACAGCTGGAAAACTGTAGAGAGATGGGGAGGGAAGCcaatgaagttggagaccgaggAGGTAGAAGAGAATCCCAAGGATGGAGGACAGTTCAAGGGTGACCAGCTTAATACCTGCTCAAAAGCAGAGGATAATCCGAGTAGTTCAATTCCTCTTCAAAGTGCCACCGACATAGAAGAGAACTCCATGGACATGGATTCCGAGGTTGAGATCGAGGATGACATCAGTTCCTGTTCAAAAGATGATAATCCGAATAGGATTTCAATTCCTGTTCAAGCTGACATTCGATGGATGTAG